Proteins encoded within one genomic window of Balaenoptera ricei isolate mBalRic1 chromosome 10, mBalRic1.hap2, whole genome shotgun sequence:
- the LOC132373220 gene encoding keratin, type II cytoskeletal 4-like, whose protein sequence is MLIRQQCGRGGPRGFSCGSAVVGGGKKSAFSSTSMSGGTGCFSSGGFSSRSLCNLGGNKSISIGTAGCWRGTGFGAAGGFGAGGFGPGFGGSSGGWGGAGFPVCPPGGIQEVTINQSLLTPLHMEIDPEIQKVRTEEREQIKTLNDRFVSFIDKVRFLEQQNKVLETKWNLLQQQTTTTSSKNLDPFFEAYLSALRKQLDNLTNNKGRLQCELKIMQDSVEDFKAKYEDEINKRTAAENDFVVLKKDVDATYMSETELEAKVDARNDEINFLRVLYAAELSQMQTHVSDTSVILSMDNTRDLNLDGIIAEVRAQYEEIAQRSKAEAEALYQTKVQQLQVSVEQHGDSLRNTKNEISELNRTIQRLRAEIENVKKQYQTLQTSVADAEQRGEVALKDAYSKRTELEVALQKAKEELARMLHEYQELMSVKLALDVEIATYRKLLEGEECRMSGECQSAVSISVVGGAASAGGVGGGLGSCSGFGLGSGSGSGFGFGGSVGVGGSSSSKITSTTTLTKRSHR, encoded by the exons ATGCTCATCAGACAGCAGTGTGGCCGAGGCGGGCCCCGGGGCTTTAGCTGTGGCTCAGCCGTCGTAGGTGGAGGCAAGAAGTCTGCTTTCAGCTCGACCTCCATGTCTGGGGGCACAGGCTGCTTCTCCTCCGGGGGCTTCAGCAGCAGAAGCCTCTGCAACCTCGGGGGAAACAAGAGCATCTCCATCGGCACGGCTGGGTGCTGGCGAGGCACTGGGTTTGGGGCTGCTGGAG GTTTTGGGGCTGGCGGCTTTGGCCCTGGATTCGGGGGCTCCTCTGGTGGATGGGGTGGTGCTGGCTTCCCCGTCTGCCCTCCTGGAGGGATTCAGGAGGTCACCATCAATCAGAGCCTGCTGACGCCACTCCACATGGAGATTGACCCTGAGATCCAGAAGGTCCGGACCGAGGAGCGGGAGCAGATCAAGACCCTCAACGACAGGTTCGTCTCCTTCATTGACAAG GTGCGGTTCTTAGAGCAGCAGAACAAGGTTCTAGAGACCAAGTGGAACCTCCTTCAGCAGCAGACGACAACCACATCCAGCAAAAACCTTGATCCCTTCTTTGAGGCCTACCTCAGTGCCCTGAGGAAGCAGTTGGATAACTTGACCAACAACAAAGGACGCCTGCAGTGTGAGCTGAAGATCATGCAGGACAGCGTGGAGGACTTCAAGGCCAA GTATGAAGATGAGATCAACAAACGCACAGCTGCTGAAAATGACTTTGTGGTCTTAAAGAAG gACGTGGACGCCACTTACATGAGCGAGACGGAGTTGGAGGCCAAGGTCGATGCCCGTAATGATGAGATCAACTTCCTGCGGGTCCTCTACGCTGCG GAGCTGTCCCAGATGCAGACCCACGTCAGCGACACGTCTGTCATCCTGTCCATGGACAACACCCGCGACCTGAACCTGGACGGCATCATCGCCGAGGTCCGCGCCCAGTACGAGGAGATTGCCCAGAGGAGCAAGGCCGAGGCCGAGGCGCTGTACCAGACCAAG GTCCAGCAGCTCCAGGTCTCAGTCGAACAACATGGTGACAGCCTGAGGAACACCAAGAATGAGATTTCAGAGCTTAACAGGACGATCCAGAGGCTGCGGGCTGAGATCGAGAATGTCAAGAAGCAA TACCAGACTCTGCAGACATCCGTGGCTGATGCAGAGCAGCGTGGCGAGGTGGCCCTGAAAGATGCCTACAGCAAGCGCACAGAGCTGGAGGTCGCCCTGCAGAAGGCCAAGGAGGAGCTGGCCCGGATGCTGCACGAGTACCAGGAGCTCATGAGCGTGAAGCTGGCCTTGGACGTGGAGATCGCCACCTACCGCAAGCTGCTGGAGGGCGAGGAGTGCCG AATGTCTGGAGAATGCCAGAGTGCCGTGAGCATCT CTGTAGTTGGTGGTGCTGCCAGCGCAGGAGGTGTTGGTGGAGGGTTAGGAAGCTGCTCCGGATTTGGCCTGGGTTCTGGCTCCGGAAGTGGTTTTGGGTTTGGTGGTAGTGTTGGTGTCGGCGGCAGTTCCAGCAGCAAGATCACCTCTACCACCACCCTGACCAAGAGATCCCACCGATAG